In Sporichthya polymorpha DSM 43042, a genomic segment contains:
- the pntB gene encoding Re/Si-specific NAD(P)(+) transhydrogenase subunit beta encodes MDAESIAHAAYIVAALLFILSLAGLSRHETARQGIIYGIAGMAIALAAVIGLATEDIDATGGILMAVAVGIGAVIGLWRAKVVEMTGMPELIALLHSFVGLAAVLVGWNGYYEVEDDPTQTHYTGSLLDIHHAEVMIGVFIGAVTFTGSVVAYLKLSAKIKSAPLMLPGRNYLNLGMLVAFAACTVAFTIEPNLGLLIAVTVIALVLGIHLVAAIGGGDMPVVVSMLNSYSGWAAAAAGFLLSNNLLITTGALVGSSGAYLSYIMCKAMNRSFISVIAGGFGMEAPSGDAGEQGEHREINADGAAELLADAESVIITPGYGMATAQAQYAVAELTRKLRERGIDVRFGIHPVAGRLPGHMNVLLAEAKVPYDIVLEMDEINDDFPSTSVVLVIGANDTVNPAALEDPGSPIAGMPVLPVWESRHVIVFKRSMATGYAGVQNPLFFKENTSMLFGDAKARVEDILRSLDALAPAGAGSASR; translated from the coding sequence ATGGACGCCGAATCCATCGCGCACGCCGCGTACATCGTCGCGGCCCTGCTGTTCATCCTGTCGCTCGCGGGCCTGTCCCGGCACGAGACGGCGCGTCAGGGAATTATCTACGGCATCGCCGGCATGGCCATCGCGCTCGCCGCGGTCATCGGCCTGGCGACCGAGGACATCGACGCCACCGGCGGCATCCTGATGGCGGTCGCCGTCGGCATCGGCGCCGTCATCGGGCTCTGGCGGGCGAAGGTCGTCGAGATGACCGGCATGCCCGAGCTGATCGCGCTGCTGCACAGCTTCGTCGGCCTCGCGGCCGTGCTCGTCGGCTGGAACGGCTACTACGAGGTCGAGGACGACCCGACCCAGACGCACTACACGGGTTCGCTGCTCGACATCCACCACGCCGAGGTGATGATCGGCGTCTTCATCGGCGCGGTCACGTTCACCGGCTCGGTCGTCGCGTACCTGAAGCTCTCGGCGAAGATCAAGTCCGCGCCGCTGATGCTGCCGGGCCGCAACTACCTCAACCTCGGCATGCTGGTCGCGTTCGCCGCGTGCACGGTCGCCTTCACGATCGAACCGAACCTCGGGCTGCTCATCGCGGTCACGGTGATCGCGCTCGTGCTCGGCATCCACCTCGTCGCGGCGATCGGCGGCGGCGACATGCCCGTCGTCGTCTCGATGCTGAACAGCTACTCGGGCTGGGCCGCGGCCGCCGCGGGCTTCCTGCTCTCGAACAACCTGCTGATCACGACCGGTGCGCTCGTCGGCTCCTCCGGTGCTTACCTGAGCTACATCATGTGCAAGGCGATGAACCGCTCGTTTATCTCCGTCATCGCCGGCGGGTTCGGCATGGAGGCCCCCTCCGGGGACGCGGGGGAGCAGGGCGAGCATCGCGAGATCAACGCCGACGGCGCGGCGGAGCTGCTCGCCGACGCGGAGTCGGTCATCATCACCCCCGGCTACGGCATGGCCACCGCGCAGGCGCAGTACGCCGTCGCGGAGCTGACGCGGAAGCTGCGCGAGCGCGGCATCGACGTCCGGTTCGGCATCCACCCCGTCGCCGGCCGGCTGCCCGGGCACATGAACGTGCTGCTCGCCGAGGCGAAGGTGCCCTACGACATCGTCCTGGAGATGGACGAGATCAACGACGACTTCCCGTCGACGTCGGTCGTCCTCGTCATCGGCGCCAACGACACCGTCAACCCGGCGGCGCTGGAGGACCCGGGCAGCCCGATCGCCGGCATGCCCGTTCTGCCGGTGTGGGAGTCCCGCCACGTCATCGTGTTCAAGCGCTCGATGGCGACGGGGTACGCGGGCGTGCAGAACCCCCTGTTCTTCAAGGAGAACACCTCGATGCTCTTCGGTGACGCGAAGGCCCGGGTCGAGGACATCCTCCGCAGCCTCGACGCCCTCGCCCCCGCGGGGGCCGGGTCGGCGTCGCGCTAG
- a CDS encoding Re/Si-specific NAD(P)(+) transhydrogenase subunit alpha, translating into MAEGALIGVVSHAGHGETRVAATPATVKQLIGLGYRVLLESGAGALAGFPDDAYRAAGAEVGDTKAAWGADVVFAVRAPETEELALIRDGATLISILAPGLNPDLVSALAARPITALALDAVPRISRAQSMDVLSSMANIAGYRAVVEAAHVFGRFFTGQVTAAGKVPPAKVLVAGAGVAGLAAIGAASSMGAIVRATDPRPEVADQVKSLGGEYLAVDVEIEQSGTGYATATPEEYNRRAAEIYSEQAADVDIIITTALIPGRPAPKLITAEDVASMKSGSVIVDMAAAQGGNVAGTKAGEVVVTSNGVTIIGYTDLPGRLPAQASQLYGQNLVNLMKLLTPEKNGTIVLDLDDVVQRGITVVREGENLWPPPPVQVSAAPVAKPVAAPVAKPEKKMSARLQLGLVAIGAAALFLLNAFAPDPIPEHFTVLTLSVVVGYYVIGKVHHALHTPLMSVTNAISGIIVVGALLQIAHDDTTIRTLSFLAILLASINVFGGFAVTRRMLGMFSKG; encoded by the coding sequence ATGGCCGAGGGCGCCCTGATCGGTGTGGTCAGCCACGCGGGACACGGGGAGACCCGTGTCGCCGCCACCCCGGCGACCGTCAAGCAGCTGATCGGGCTCGGCTACCGCGTGCTGCTGGAGTCCGGCGCCGGCGCGCTGGCCGGCTTTCCCGACGACGCCTACCGGGCAGCCGGGGCCGAGGTCGGCGACACCAAGGCGGCCTGGGGCGCGGACGTCGTGTTCGCGGTGCGCGCGCCCGAGACCGAGGAACTCGCGCTGATCCGCGACGGCGCGACGCTGATCTCGATCCTTGCGCCCGGCCTCAACCCCGACCTGGTCTCCGCGCTCGCGGCCCGGCCCATCACGGCGCTGGCGCTGGACGCGGTGCCCCGCATCTCGCGCGCCCAGTCGATGGACGTGCTCTCCTCCATGGCGAACATCGCCGGGTATCGCGCCGTCGTCGAGGCCGCGCACGTGTTCGGTCGGTTCTTCACCGGGCAGGTGACCGCGGCCGGCAAGGTGCCTCCGGCCAAGGTCCTGGTGGCCGGGGCCGGCGTCGCGGGGCTCGCGGCGATCGGCGCCGCCTCGTCGATGGGGGCCATCGTCCGCGCCACCGACCCGCGGCCCGAGGTCGCGGACCAGGTCAAGTCCCTCGGCGGCGAGTACCTCGCGGTCGACGTCGAGATCGAGCAGAGCGGAACCGGCTACGCCACCGCCACGCCCGAGGAGTACAACCGCCGCGCCGCCGAGATCTACTCCGAGCAGGCGGCCGACGTCGACATCATCATCACCACCGCGCTGATCCCGGGCCGCCCGGCGCCGAAGCTGATCACCGCCGAGGACGTCGCATCGATGAAGTCCGGCAGCGTCATCGTCGACATGGCGGCCGCGCAGGGCGGCAACGTCGCCGGGACGAAGGCCGGCGAGGTCGTCGTCACCTCCAACGGCGTCACGATCATCGGCTACACCGACCTGCCGGGGCGGCTGCCGGCGCAGGCGTCGCAGCTCTACGGGCAGAACCTCGTCAACCTCATGAAGCTGCTGACGCCGGAGAAGAACGGGACGATCGTCCTCGACCTCGACGACGTCGTGCAGCGCGGCATCACCGTCGTGCGCGAGGGCGAGAACCTCTGGCCCCCGCCGCCGGTCCAGGTCTCGGCGGCCCCGGTGGCCAAGCCCGTGGCCGCGCCGGTCGCGAAGCCCGAGAAGAAGATGTCGGCCCGACTGCAGCTGGGGCTCGTCGCCATCGGCGCCGCGGCGCTCTTCCTGCTCAACGCCTTCGCGCCCGATCCGATCCCCGAGCACTTCACCGTGCTGACGCTCTCGGTCGTCGTCGGGTACTACGTCATCGGCAAGGTGCACCACGCGCTGCACACACCGCTGATGTCGGTCACCAACGCGATCTCCGGGATCATCGTCGTCGGCGCCCTGCTGCAGATCGCGCACGACGACACGACGATCCGGACGCTGTCGTTCCTCGCGATCCTGCTCGCGTCCATCAACGTCTTCGGCGGCTTCGCCGTGACCCGCCGCATGCTCGGCATGTTTTCCAAAGGCTGA
- a CDS encoding metallophosphoesterase family protein: MRIVVLSDTHAPRFWKSCPPRVADRLRSADRILHAGDVCTADVLDELSAYAPVSVVLGNNDGPDVAAWGAPETLELELAGVRVAMIHDAGAAAGRVRRMRRRFPEADLVVYGHSHIPMDLTEDGLRIFNPGSPTDKRRQPHGTLGVLELGDGRIVSAHILPVTG, from the coding sequence GTGCGGATCGTCGTCCTCTCCGACACCCACGCGCCGCGGTTCTGGAAGAGCTGTCCACCGCGCGTGGCCGACCGACTGCGCAGCGCCGACCGGATCCTGCACGCGGGCGACGTCTGCACCGCCGACGTCCTGGACGAGCTGTCCGCCTACGCGCCGGTCTCGGTCGTTCTCGGCAACAACGACGGCCCGGACGTCGCGGCCTGGGGCGCCCCGGAGACGCTCGAGCTGGAGCTCGCGGGCGTGCGCGTCGCGATGATCCACGACGCCGGCGCCGCCGCGGGACGCGTCCGCCGGATGCGGCGCCGCTTCCCGGAGGCGGACCTCGTCGTCTACGGGCACTCCCACATCCCGATGGACCTCACCGAGGACGGACTGCGCATCTTCAACCCCGGCTCCCCCACCGACAAGCGCCGCCAGCCGCACGGGACCCTCGGGGTGCTGGAGCTCGGCGACGGCCGGATCGTCTCGGCGCACATCCTCCCCGTCACCGGATGA
- a CDS encoding CobW family GTP-binding protein, which translates to MVPLVVVSSIDPVMPQVLASGLLCDVPDLTVIRHEISAVEHRLRRVVTRADRVEEDVDVELEHTCLSCALRADIVPTVVRVAAQQPAAIALVLPVTADPVPAVHALARLRGDGVRVRATVAAVDAHRFEWDLLGNDLLAERDLAFTPEDRRSVGEALARQVESADVLALDGDLGRRASVLLDHLVGGEPRRVGLLDLQPADVLDPATPFSWIGRGDPARARPTGAAADCGIWTVDLQSWRPFHPHRLREQLERLGTGPLRARGYFWLPTRSGMRFVWDGVGGQLSVGDVGSWAGPPSTRLVITGTERDPDDLRDAFDTALMTETELVDGGDGWRDREDGWDEWLGR; encoded by the coding sequence ATGGTTCCCCTCGTCGTCGTCTCCTCGATCGACCCCGTCATGCCGCAGGTGCTCGCGAGCGGGCTGCTCTGCGACGTCCCCGACCTCACGGTGATCCGCCACGAGATCTCCGCCGTCGAGCACCGGTTGCGCCGGGTGGTCACGCGCGCCGACCGGGTCGAGGAGGACGTCGACGTCGAGCTCGAGCACACCTGCCTGTCCTGCGCGCTGCGCGCGGACATCGTGCCGACGGTGGTCCGGGTCGCGGCGCAGCAGCCGGCGGCGATCGCCCTCGTGCTGCCCGTCACCGCCGACCCGGTGCCGGCCGTGCACGCCCTGGCCCGGCTGCGCGGGGACGGCGTCCGGGTGCGCGCGACGGTCGCGGCCGTGGACGCCCACCGCTTCGAGTGGGACCTGCTCGGCAACGACCTCCTCGCCGAGCGGGACCTCGCGTTCACGCCCGAGGACCGGCGCTCGGTCGGGGAGGCGCTCGCCCGCCAGGTGGAGAGCGCGGACGTGCTCGCCCTTGACGGCGACCTCGGCCGCCGCGCATCGGTGCTGCTCGACCATCTCGTCGGCGGCGAGCCCCGCCGGGTCGGCCTGCTCGACCTGCAGCCCGCCGACGTCCTCGACCCCGCGACGCCGTTCTCCTGGATCGGGCGCGGCGACCCGGCCCGCGCGCGCCCGACCGGCGCCGCCGCCGATTGTGGGATCTGGACCGTCGACCTCCAGTCCTGGCGTCCCTTCCACCCGCACCGGCTCCGCGAGCAACTCGAACGCCTCGGCACCGGCCCGCTCCGCGCCCGCGGCTACTTCTGGCTGCCCACCCGCTCCGGGATGCGGTTCGTCTGGGACGGCGTCGGAGGGCAGCTCTCCGTCGGTGACGTCGGCTCCTGGGCCGGTCCGCCCTCCACCCGGCTGGTCATCACCGGCACCGAGCGCGACCCCGACGACCTCCGCGACGCCTTCGACACCGCCCTGATGACCGAGACCGAGCTCGTCGACGGCGGGGACGGCTGGCGCGACCGCGAGGACGGCTGGGACGAGTGGCTCGGGCGCTGA